The Faecalibacter sp. LW9 genome has a segment encoding these proteins:
- the nuoL gene encoding NADH-quinone oxidoreductase subunit L, with product MESYLWLIPLIPFIGFLINGLGRKVLSNALVGFIGSAAVLTSFILSVVVFMNVPSGADAAPIIVKYFDIINLPTIKVPFAFQIDALTSLFLLIITGVGFLIHLYSTAYMSEDKGFGKFFAYLNLFIFFMLLLVMGNNFFMMFIGWEGVGLCSFLLIGFWYTNPDYVKAAKKAFIMNRIGDVGFLLAMFWIFNQFGTLEYEVVFAQLGENSQAIASGTIVGITLLLFLAATGKSAQLPLFTWLPDAMAGPTPVSALIHAATMVTAGIFMITRCNELFALAPFTLEIIQYVGMATALVTASIAMQQNDIKKVLAYSTVSQLGLMFAAIGSGAYIAAVFHVMTHAFFKALLFLGAGSVIHGMHHEQDMTKMGGLKKYMPITHITMLIGCLAIAGIPGLSGFFSKDEMLLGMFISNPVIYGLGFIVSVMTAFYMFRLYAMTFLGELRNKEAHPHESPAPMTIPLIILAVLSVFAGYIGIPALFMQDGHKLQTFLSGVVNVGEAHHVAHSTEWIMMIALFVCVIAAILFAVKKFSSNVEEGEATGLAKFFANKWYIDEVYDGAIVKPIIEIGDVLKKYVEKAGLVALVGGVGTFSARASQRVRALQNGNVGFYILMIIVGVTLGIGIFFIDYFIK from the coding sequence ATGGAGAGTTATTTATGGTTAATCCCGTTAATTCCATTCATTGGATTTTTAATTAACGGTTTAGGACGAAAAGTTTTATCTAACGCTTTAGTTGGATTTATCGGAAGCGCAGCAGTTTTAACAAGTTTTATCTTGTCTGTTGTCGTTTTTATGAATGTACCTTCTGGCGCGGATGCTGCACCAATTATTGTAAAGTATTTTGATATCATCAATTTACCAACCATCAAAGTGCCATTTGCTTTTCAGATTGATGCATTAACAAGTTTATTCTTATTGATTATTACTGGAGTTGGATTTTTAATTCACCTTTACAGTACAGCCTATATGAGTGAAGACAAAGGATTCGGGAAATTCTTTGCGTACTTAAACTTGTTCATCTTCTTTATGTTGTTATTAGTTATGGGGAACAACTTCTTCATGATGTTTATCGGATGGGAAGGTGTAGGTTTATGTTCATTCTTATTGATTGGATTCTGGTACACAAATCCAGATTATGTAAAAGCAGCGAAGAAAGCCTTCATTATGAACCGTATTGGTGATGTTGGTTTCTTATTAGCAATGTTTTGGATTTTTAACCAATTCGGAACGTTAGAATATGAAGTTGTTTTTGCGCAATTAGGGGAAAATTCTCAAGCCATTGCTTCAGGAACAATCGTAGGAATTACATTATTATTGTTCTTAGCAGCAACAGGAAAATCAGCACAGTTACCATTATTTACATGGTTACCAGATGCGATGGCTGGACCAACACCAGTTTCTGCGTTAATTCACGCGGCAACGATGGTTACAGCAGGTATCTTTATGATTACACGTTGCAATGAGTTATTTGCTTTAGCTCCATTTACATTAGAAATCATTCAGTATGTCGGAATGGCAACAGCCTTAGTCACAGCTTCAATTGCGATGCAACAAAACGATATAAAGAAAGTGTTGGCTTATTCAACAGTTTCTCAGTTAGGATTAATGTTCGCAGCAATTGGTTCTGGTGCTTATATCGCAGCCGTTTTCCACGTAATGACTCACGCCTTCTTCAAAGCGTTATTATTCTTAGGTGCAGGTTCTGTGATTCACGGAATGCATCACGAACAAGATATGACGAAGATGGGTGGACTGAAAAAATATATGCCAATCACACACATTACAATGTTAATTGGATGTTTAGCGATTGCAGGTATTCCAGGTTTATCAGGTTTCTTCTCGAAAGACGAAATGTTATTAGGAATGTTTATTTCTAACCCTGTGATTTACGGATTAGGATTTATCGTTTCGGTAATGACAGCATTCTATATGTTCCGTTTATATGCCATGACATTCTTAGGTGAGTTAAGAAACAAAGAAGCTCATCCACACGAAAGTCCAGCACCAATGACGATTCCATTAATCATCTTAGCGGTTTTATCTGTATTTGCTGGTTACATTGGAATTCCAGCTTTGTTTATGCAAGACGGACATAAATTACAAACCTTCTTAAGTGGAGTTGTAAATGTTGGTGAAGCACATCACGTGGCGCATTCAACAGAGTGGATCATGATGATTGCATTATTTGTATGTGTTATCGCAGCAATTTTATTCGCTGTGAAAAAATTCAGCAGCAATGTTGAGGAAGGTGAAGCGACAGGTTTGGCGAAATTCTTTGCGAATAAATGGTATATCGATGAGGTATATGATGGCGCAATTGTAAAGCCAATCATTGAAATCGGTGATGTTTTAAAGAAATATGTAGAGAAGGCAGGATTAGTTGCTTTAGTGGGTGGAGTTGGAACATTTTCAGCTCGTGCTTCGCAACGTGTTCGTGCGCTACAAAACGGAAATGTAGGTTTCTATATCTTAATGATTATCGTTGGAGTAACATTAGGTATTGGAATATTTTTCATTGATTATTTTATAAAATAG
- a CDS encoding NADH-quinone oxidoreductase subunit J, whose translation MEITEILFYVLSGLTVLSALLMVFSKSAVHSILYLIITFFCISGHYILLNAQFLAIVNIIVYAGAIMVLFLFVVMLMNLNHEKKTFGKATKLLAASLTCILFVALTVGILTSQPAANQGVQLFEGEIGLINNLGQLLYSEYVLPFELSSILFISAMIGAVILSKKDDELVN comes from the coding sequence ATGGAAATAACAGAAATTTTATTTTACGTTTTATCGGGCTTAACAGTGTTGAGTGCGTTATTAATGGTGTTCAGTAAAAGTGCTGTACATTCTATTTTATACTTAATCATTACTTTTTTCTGCATCAGTGGTCATTACATTTTATTGAATGCGCAGTTCCTTGCCATCGTTAATATCATTGTGTATGCCGGTGCGATTATGGTTCTGTTCTTATTCGTGGTGATGTTAATGAATTTAAATCACGAAAAGAAAACGTTTGGGAAAGCAACCAAATTATTAGCCGCAAGTTTAACGTGTATTTTATTTGTGGCGTTAACGGTGGGCATTTTAACAAGTCAGCCAGCTGCTAATCAAGGTGTGCAATTATTCGAAGGAGAAATTGGTCTAATCAATAATCTTGGGCAATTGTTATACTCGGAGTATGTTTTACCATTCGAATTAAGTAGTATCCTTTTTATTTCAGCGATGATTGGAGCAGTCATCTTGTCGAAAAAAGACGATGAATTAGTGAATTAA
- the nuoK gene encoding NADH-quinone oxidoreductase subunit NuoK, whose product MLPISYYIILSLVLFAIGMTGVAIRRNAIIIFMCIELMLNSVNLLLVAFSKMHYMKNPELQNGTDAQLLVFFIMVVAAAEVAVGLSVIILLFRKVYSVDINVLKRLKG is encoded by the coding sequence ATGTTACCAATTAGTTATTATATAATATTATCATTAGTTCTTTTCGCGATAGGAATGACAGGTGTAGCGATTCGTCGTAACGCGATCATCATTTTTATGTGTATCGAATTAATGTTAAACTCAGTGAACCTATTGTTAGTGGCATTCTCTAAAATGCATTATATGAAAAATCCTGAGTTACAAAACGGAACAGATGCACAACTTTTAGTATTCTTTATTATGGTTGTTGCTGCTGCTGAGGTTGCCGTTGGATTATCGGTAATTATCTTATTATTCCGTAAAGTGTATAGTGTAGATATTAATGTTTTAAAACGTTTAAAAGGATAA
- the nuoH gene encoding NADH-quinone oxidoreductase subunit NuoH, with product MTEEQIAFVLEKLALVGVMIGFSLAVAAYSTWAERKVAAFLQDRIGPNRAGIFGLLQPLADGLKLFSKEEITPKDANKFLFILGTALAMIVACMTGAVIPWSTAFEIGDRLVVPQIADINIGFLYILGVLSLGVYGIMIGAWASNNKYSLMGGLRAASQIISYELPMGLTLITILMMTGSLKLSDIVAQQQDNFWFVILQPLGFLIFLVCSFAETNRTPFDLPEAENELIGGYHSEYSSMKMGFFLFAEYINMFISSTIIATIYFGGYDIPFVNDVALGEKIGANWLAILHFASLFGKACFFIFFYMWVRWTIPRFRYDQLMDLGWKKLLPLALINMLITGLVILLMNN from the coding sequence ATGACGGAAGAACAAATTGCTTTTGTTTTAGAAAAGTTAGCTTTAGTTGGCGTAATGATTGGATTTTCGCTAGCAGTTGCTGCTTATTCTACATGGGCAGAACGTAAAGTTGCTGCTTTCTTACAGGATCGTATTGGTCCGAACCGTGCCGGTATTTTTGGGTTATTGCAACCATTAGCCGACGGATTAAAATTATTCTCGAAAGAGGAAATCACACCAAAAGATGCCAATAAATTCTTATTCATCTTAGGGACAGCTTTAGCAATGATTGTGGCTTGTATGACAGGTGCAGTTATTCCTTGGTCGACAGCTTTTGAGATCGGTGATCGTCTTGTGGTTCCACAAATTGCAGACATCAATATCGGATTCCTATACATCTTAGGTGTATTAAGTTTAGGCGTGTATGGAATTATGATTGGTGCATGGGCATCGAACAACAAATACTCGTTAATGGGAGGATTGCGTGCCGCGTCACAAATCATTTCGTACGAGTTACCAATGGGATTAACGTTAATCACGATTTTGATGATGACAGGATCATTAAAATTAAGTGATATCGTGGCGCAACAGCAAGACAACTTTTGGTTTGTGATTTTACAACCATTAGGATTCTTAATTTTCTTGGTTTGTTCATTTGCCGAAACAAATCGTACACCATTCGATTTACCGGAAGCAGAGAACGAATTAATCGGAGGTTATCACTCTGAATATTCTTCGATGAAAATGGGATTCTTCTTATTTGCGGAGTACATCAATATGTTCATCAGTTCAACCATTATCGCAACGATTTACTTTGGTGGATACGATATTCCTTTTGTAAATGATGTGGCATTAGGCGAAAAAATTGGTGCAAACTGGTTAGCAATTTTACATTTTGCTTCATTATTTGGAAAAGCTTGTTTCTTTATCTTCTTCTATATGTGGGTAAGATGGACAATTCCTCGTTTCCGTTATGACCAATTAATGGATTTAGGTTGGAAGAAGTTATTGCCTTTGGCATTAATCAATATGTTGATTACAGGATTAGTTATTTTATTAATGAACAATTAA
- a CDS encoding NADH-quinone oxidoreductase subunit M has translation MLLPLFIIFPFIVGVFMLLMNGQKPQKWLGALVSGALVALFFYLSCNGKEMAYQADWFSFNNVKTYIALEGTGLGGLMLLLSNLVYAALFIYIGSSDQKYSNSFYGLLLIALAGLNGVFLANDLILFYFFWEIVLIPIYFLIGIWGIGADKIKANMTFFLYTVLGSMFMLAGIIYIGFNLKPVSFLITDVQQVTTPYFSTNTFLALLFLIAFVIKIPIFPFHTWQPTAYKTSPTPVTVVLSALMAKMGLFAVVHWFLGLFPSISELFNYFLYVAIFGLVYASLIALSSKNIKKIIAYSSIAHLALIFVALFTQNEIGTQGAYFQMFSHGLVVLGLWLIVDVLERQYNVKDINSIKGLATANPTLAILLMIFGLANVALPLTSSFIGEFMMLNALFSYNKILAVFACLGVILSAVYTLRLAGAILFGEVKNIDLNDRTKDTSGVILVLAVVAIIVIFLGVYPTPIFEIIAR, from the coding sequence ATGCTTTTACCTTTATTTATCATATTCCCATTCATCGTAGGTGTTTTTATGCTCCTTATGAATGGACAAAAACCACAAAAGTGGTTAGGAGCATTAGTGAGTGGTGCATTGGTAGCTTTATTCTTTTACTTGTCTTGCAACGGAAAAGAAATGGCGTACCAAGCGGATTGGTTTTCGTTTAATAATGTAAAAACATACATCGCCTTAGAAGGAACAGGTTTAGGTGGATTGATGCTATTATTATCGAATCTGGTTTATGCTGCTTTATTCATTTACATTGGTTCATCAGATCAAAAATATTCTAACAGTTTTTACGGTTTATTATTAATCGCATTAGCTGGATTGAATGGTGTATTCTTAGCAAACGATTTAATTTTATTCTATTTCTTCTGGGAAATCGTCTTGATTCCAATCTATTTCTTAATCGGAATTTGGGGGATAGGTGCAGATAAGATTAAAGCCAATATGACATTTTTCCTTTACACGGTTTTAGGTTCGATGTTTATGTTAGCGGGAATCATCTATATCGGATTTAACTTGAAACCAGTTTCATTCCTAATTACAGATGTACAACAAGTGACAACGCCGTATTTCTCAACGAATACATTTTTAGCGTTATTATTCTTGATTGCTTTTGTGATTAAAATTCCAATTTTCCCATTCCACACGTGGCAACCAACAGCGTACAAAACTTCGCCAACTCCGGTGACAGTTGTATTAAGTGCGTTAATGGCAAAAATGGGATTATTCGCAGTGGTGCATTGGTTCTTAGGATTATTTCCTTCGATTTCTGAGTTGTTTAACTACTTCTTATATGTAGCAATTTTCGGATTAGTGTATGCGTCTTTAATCGCTTTAAGTTCAAAAAACATCAAGAAGATTATTGCGTACAGTTCGATTGCGCACTTAGCGTTGATTTTTGTGGCTTTATTTACACAAAATGAAATCGGAACACAAGGTGCTTACTTCCAAATGTTCTCTCACGGTTTAGTGGTTTTAGGACTTTGGTTAATTGTAGATGTGTTAGAGCGTCAGTACAATGTAAAAGATATCAATTCGATCAAAGGTTTAGCAACAGCGAATCCAACATTAGCAATTTTGTTAATGATTTTTGGTTTAGCGAATGTGGCTTTACCGTTAACAAGTTCGTTTATTGGTGAGTTTATGATGTTGAATGCTTTATTTAGTTACAATAAAATCTTAGCGGTTTTCGCGTGTTTAGGAGTTATCCTTTCAGCGGTTTATACATTAAGATTAGCTGGAGCAATATTATTCGGTGAAGTAAAGAATATCGATTTGAACGACCGTACAAAGGATACATCTGGAGTAATTTTGGTTTTAGCTGTTGTAGCAATCATCGTGATTTTCTTAGGAGTTTATCCAACGCCAATCTTTGAAATCATCGCACGTTAA
- the nuoI gene encoding NADH-quinone oxidoreductase subunit NuoI — MERITNRAKQVERKPMNFWESIYLIAIFKGLMITLRHFFMKKATINYPEEKRPFSPVFRGLHVLNRDEEGRENCTACGLCALACPAEAITMEAAERLPGEENKYREEKYAAKYEINMLRCIFCGFCEEACPKDAVYLSQTVAPASFNRKNFIYTKEDLLIPHPKASK, encoded by the coding sequence ATGGAAAGAATTACAAATAGAGCGAAACAAGTAGAACGTAAACCCATGAATTTTTGGGAAAGCATTTACTTAATCGCAATTTTTAAAGGATTGATGATTACGTTACGCCACTTCTTTATGAAAAAGGCGACAATCAACTATCCAGAAGAGAAAAGACCGTTTAGTCCTGTGTTTAGAGGATTACACGTTTTAAATAGAGATGAAGAAGGTCGTGAAAACTGTACAGCGTGTGGACTTTGTGCCTTAGCTTGTCCAGCGGAAGCGATTACAATGGAAGCGGCTGAACGTTTACCAGGTGAAGAGAACAAATACCGCGAGGAAAAGTACGCAGCAAAATACGAAATCAATATGTTGAGATGTATTTTCTGTGGATTCTGCGAAGAAGCTTGTCCGAAAGATGCGGTGTATTTATCACAAACGGTAGCGCCTGCAAGTTTTAATCGTAAGAACTTCATCTATACGAAAGAAGATTTATTAATTCCTCATCCAAAAGCATCGAAATAA
- a CDS encoding NADH-quinone oxidoreductase subunit N — protein MNTIIISALSGIILMFSGFYIKNSRALTFISALMFIAIIIGGVFELNGCKMLDGRFPNMIGESLYGVSFIIGLAALAVFYLLINKDQFGKVGNHVGEYFALIFFSFTGVAVLGQFNNLVLMFLGIELMSIPMYIIAGTNKESLKSTEASVKYFLMGAFSTGILLLGITFLYGATGTFLVDNIDKFDQNFEMIYYLGWIFIIFSFCFKVGAAPFHMWTPDVYAGTPTVFTSYMSTIVKGGSFLGFILVMQHFPANAEYSGYLRVLLGAIIVLTLVLGNFGAVTQKSVKKMMAYSSIAQAGFMLFVLFQVNSVSKEALFFYTIVYSVANFIIFYTIQQTKAEKYEDLIGLGKANPFLAAATSVALISLAGIPLTGGFIAKFMALSIGGANAENLVIIVIALVMAVLSMYYYFKVIIHMYFKEGHSNIKTQDGLTTALLVVGVIVLILMGIFPGILPSFLATPMW, from the coding sequence ATGAATACGATTATAATCTCAGCACTTTCAGGAATCATTTTAATGTTTAGTGGTTTCTACATCAAAAACAGTCGTGCGTTAACTTTTATTTCAGCTTTAATGTTTATCGCAATCATTATTGGTGGAGTATTCGAATTGAATGGATGCAAGATGTTGGATGGTAGATTCCCAAATATGATTGGAGAGTCGCTTTACGGAGTATCATTTATCATAGGATTAGCTGCGTTGGCAGTATTCTATTTATTAATCAATAAAGACCAATTTGGGAAAGTTGGAAATCACGTCGGTGAATATTTCGCACTGATTTTCTTCTCTTTCACAGGAGTTGCTGTTTTAGGGCAATTCAATAATTTGGTTCTAATGTTCTTAGGGATTGAATTAATGTCGATTCCGATGTACATCATTGCCGGAACAAACAAAGAAAGTTTAAAAAGTACAGAAGCTTCTGTAAAATATTTCTTGATGGGAGCATTTTCAACAGGAATCTTATTATTGGGAATCACATTTTTATACGGAGCAACAGGAACGTTCTTAGTAGATAACATCGATAAGTTTGATCAAAACTTTGAAATGATTTATTACTTAGGATGGATTTTCATCATCTTCTCGTTCTGCTTTAAAGTTGGTGCTGCACCTTTCCATATGTGGACACCAGATGTCTATGCAGGTACACCAACAGTTTTTACATCATATATGTCGACAATCGTGAAAGGAGGATCATTCTTAGGATTTATCTTAGTGATGCAACATTTTCCAGCGAATGCCGAATACAGTGGATACTTAAGAGTTTTATTAGGGGCCATTATCGTCTTGACGTTAGTATTAGGGAATTTTGGAGCAGTAACGCAAAAATCAGTAAAGAAAATGATGGCATATTCGTCAATCGCTCAAGCTGGTTTTATGTTGTTCGTTTTATTCCAAGTCAATTCAGTTTCTAAAGAAGCGTTATTCTTTTACACAATTGTTTATTCGGTAGCGAATTTCATTATTTTCTATACGATTCAGCAAACAAAAGCAGAGAAATACGAAGACTTAATTGGATTAGGAAAAGCCAATCCTTTCTTAGCTGCAGCAACTTCTGTAGCCCTAATTTCATTAGCCGGAATCCCTTTAACGGGAGGTTTTATTGCGAAGTTTATGGCATTAAGTATTGGTGGAGCAAATGCAGAAAACTTAGTGATTATTGTAATTGCTTTAGTAATGGCGGTATTATCGATGTACTACTATTTTAAAGTGATTATCCATATGTACTTTAAAGAAGGTCATTCTAACATTAAAACGCAAGATGGTTTAACAACAGCTTTATTGGTTGTCGGTGTCATTGTTTTAATTCTAATGGGAATTTTCCCAGGAATCTTACCTTCATTTTTAGCAACACCAATGTGGTAA